Genomic segment of Dromaius novaehollandiae isolate bDroNov1 chromosome 6, bDroNov1.hap1, whole genome shotgun sequence:
ATGATCACATGCATTTCATAAATTGATGATGAGAAATACTGACTTTCATTTGTCCCCACTGAAgatacaaaaatacatttatttttgtagtaTATTCAGGTCTAACTGTGTGCCAGCTGGAAGAAATAACTCTGTCACTGATGTGTACATTTTTGAGATTAAGCACTTACTGTACATTTCTAGGTTTTGACCATGCCATGTTCTGCGTCTCCTTCAAACCAAGCCGCAAACCATTCAGCGCACCAAATGCTGCCCCTAGTTAGCATAATACCAGTTAttactttttaaggaaaaaaaaatttaaggaacAAAAATAGTTATTAGAAGCAAACACTGAGGATATTGAAAGTGTATAAACTGAAGTAGCTGTTTATCTAAATCTATAGACAGACTGAAGAACAAGACACTTAAGATCTTGTTAATTAGTTTGGCACATTAATGTTACCCAgataattggggaaaaaaaacaaaatactaccACCTACCTGTCATACAACATCCTCCAATCGTAAAAAAGGCCAGTTCAAATCTGCCCCGTGTTTTGTTGGCTCCTGTGGGCAAGATAAACTCATCTGTatcctggaaaaaataaatattataactTTGTATTCTTCAAGTATACCCCCTTTAAAATGTAAGCCacatataaaattattattttttaattcatacaATGGactaaaggaaaaactgaaacaaacagtGTTTCTAGATAACTGCTACCTACATTCAAATGGAATAGCCCACCTACATATTTTAATGAgaacaaagaaagattttaaaactaGAAACAAGTTCTCTAGCTGTCCTAACTTTCTATAAATGAAATGAGGCAGCCGAGGAACTCATATCGTGTGATTTATTTAATAAACATTTGCTTAATTACTCATTATAATTTGAAGCAGGCAATACAAGACCAACTGCTCTTTAAGGACCCTCCTGTTGTCTGATTATACAGCACTGTTTTTCATTGAGCAACCTATACTAACACAGTAATGCATTAAGATTTTCCCACTACTTTGAAACTAAAGCAGAATGGTCTAAGTAATTCACTGCACTGAAATAAATGACCTACTCCGAAGACACAAGAAACCAAGAAATACATTCAAAACTAGTGGTGGTCAGGAATAAAAAATATGAACTTGAtagtttggttttatttgtgCATTCTTCTACAGGAATAGACTCGTGTTCTTGTACAACAGATTAGTCTAAAGAGATGAATACCAAGAACAACTAGGTGATAATTAGCATGTGTGTAGAGATAAGGTCAACCAAAGCACTTTTTCAATACTAGACATTGCTGAGATGCACATATGCTGATAAAGTGCCAAAGAAGTAAGATCTCTTTTTATGCTTCTGTGCTTTCCACAATCATGCTAATAGTTTATCCACTATTTAATCACTACATCACTATGACAAGCACAGTCTCAAGTAACTGCATTCTAAGCCTTTTTCTTAGTCCATACTTAGCACTTATATTATCCATAGTAGCAACTATTTAAGGTGGTTGGCAATATAGATAATATATATGTCTTCTAAATTTTTGAATATCATATCAATAAATTGAACTTGTAATATGGTTCCCTGTAGCCAGATATTTGGAGAAACTGTGTGTGTGATTATTAATTGGCAGTTTATTACTAGTTGCCACTACTCtgcaaaaaaaagtcaagttCATGCCATCACTGTCTATGTGTAATCTCCACATTTCTGTAGGGACAGCCATCTAGGAAGGTCACCCTCCAGCTTTATGGCAAAGCCTGGTATGCTATTTTATAATGGATACCTGGTGAAGGTAacaaaagcactgcagaaaacacattggtttgtgcctgcattaagggaagaaaaaagaaggaggGTTCTCAAGTTATGAGCACCATTGTAGCACTCATTATAATGGAAAGGCCAGGATCAAAATATAAGATTGTAAACGGTAGGGCTGACTTTCCTAGGCAGGCGTGTGCACTCAGCATTCTGAAAGCAAACGGATGTTCTGCGCTAAAAACAAGGGACTTCCACCCCTCCACACACACTTTAAGACACAAAGCAAATTCAAAGGCTAATAATTTAGGctcttgtattttaaaatcttagaTAAATATTTCTCCATTAATTTTCAGAATAACagaattgctgaggttggaagggacccctggggatcatctagtccaacctccctgctcaaagcacgGTCTCCTGCAGAGGTTGCTTAGCAACacgtccagttgggttttgagtatctccacaGACGGAGaatctgggcaacctggtccagtgtttgaccacctttgcagtaaagaaaaaaaattttttttcttatctttaaatggaatttccttttatttgaatGTGCTTCCTAGTGATAAATGGCAAGAGCAGTGAAGTGTTACAACACATACTCTTCCGTTAACCTCTAGTGTTACAGCAAGAGGTATTTTTAGATCTGTTTTGTAAGTTATTTAGGACATTAATGCCAAtaacttcctttcttttaaagcaagctttttaattttaaatctatTAGTATACACAAACTTTGCTCCAAAAACTCTGGTCTCATACTATGTTTCCAGATATACTGTACTAGCTAAATGAGATAACGTTAAATGGCATTTTAGGAAGAGATTTATATAATTGCTagcccttttttccccactactCAAAACAGCAGGTGAGAAAACTGCCCTAGTGAACCCACCTCAGACAGAAGCATATCCCTTGTTTACTGCCTTTAGAGGAATTTTATATTGTAATTTTGACCACAACAGCTTAtagtgaaaaagaaacagaaaaaacagtccCCTCAGCTGCATTCAGAGCTTTCTACTCTCAAAAGAAGTGGTGATGCAGTGCATCATGAAACAAAAGGCACAGATTAGCAGATACTATAAAACTGATTACCTTCAGTGCTACTCCAGCAAAATTCAATGTTCACAGATAATAcaagccatatatatatatatatataaaataagttAATTAAATGAAATCATTAAGACATATTTCCTTACTGAATTAACTTAAACCTTTCTGGCTATGCTTAAtataactgaaaaaaaggaaaacataggGTCTTTAATAATCTCATTTTCCTTATGACTGccaatcacagaagggttgaggttggaaggcacctctggagatcatctagtccaacccccctgctcaagcaaggtcacccaGAACGCCCTGCCCAGGATTCTGTCCAGAAGgtttctgagtatctccaaggaagaagacTCCACAaattctctgggcaacctgttccagtgctctatGGGCCATCACATTATGCTAACTAAATACTAAGCTGTGTAAGTACAAAAGCTACATTATTCTGTAGATTAGAACTGAAAGCTTTACCTCCTAACAGTCTCGCTTCAGCGGTGAAATGAGATGGGGGAAACTGACAGAGTTTGCAGCTACTGTGGAGACAGCACGTGCCTGTTATATAGCTTATATTACCCCCTTTGCGAACCATCCAACTCATCACAGCACAGAAAAGCAATTCATTGAAACAGTGGATACTTTCTGGCTGCTTTTACTGATTGAATGGGCTCAGTGGAGGGTCTGAAAAATGCCAGAACTGGGGCAGGGGCAGTGACGCAGACACATGCCTGAGAGCAGGGAGGCAGAAGTGTTCACACAGGTGAGCAACGCTTTTGCTTTTCAATAGCAACAGACTACTATACTGACACAGGAGCCTCATTTATCCTCTATATTGAAACCAATTCTATTGTCCTAGACACTATGGCACTGCAAGATTTTATTAGCAGTACTGGAAATCATTCCTCAATTTTCAACTGTTCAACAGTTCAAGAGTTAATCACACACTATACAGCACTGCACGAATTTTGGAGTCTTTGTACATACCATATCAACAGCGGAATTAAGTTCAGTACGATAAAAACAACCATTCCTCTCACCTGTACTAGATACCTGGGGTCCAAATTTAAATACGGAGACAAAGGACTCATTCCagttactggaagaaaaaaaagaacaatttgacTGACACCAGTTTCTCCAATAATTTCAAGTTCAGTAAGTTAATGGCATCAATGAGAATACTGTCATTACGTCGTATAATTGATTAAAATAACAAGGCATCTACTGAGAAACATCTATTTATAGGAAACACTGCCGACCGGCACGGATAGGGCACACACATTTCCGTCATCGCGCCAGGCGGCACGGAGCCATCGCTCAAAGGCCTGGCGATAAGGAAACGTGCGCTCACCGCCGCAGCGCGCACACGCCGGCCGGGCCCGGGAAGCCGAGGCGAGCGCTACGCCCTCACTTCCCGTACGCGCGGGGCGAGACGGAGCCGGCTCGCGGCCCGGTAACTTCCGCCAGGCCCGGAGCTCCGCGGCGCAGCCggcggcccgcccccccgccctcccctcgccccccgcgCCATGTTGGCTTCCCagagcggcgccgggccgcggcgagccccccgggccccgcggccggcccgcgccgcctgcccgcgccggTACTCACGCGGCACTCCGGCCAGGTCCGCGTGGGAGTAGCCCACGCCGCCGGCGCCGAAGAGGCCGCCGAGGCCCGTGCCCTTGGAGTTGCCGCCGCCCTCcatggcgccgcgccgcgccgcgccgcaccgcacggccccgccgccaacggccgccgccaacAGCCCGCAGCAACGACCtcggcgccgccgcgcgccgccgtaaagcgccgcccgcgccgcgctgctttccggcgcgcgcggcggcagcggcggcgggcggagcgcggtTGCCATGGTGAGCGGGGAGAGGCGGGCGGGAGCCATTTTGCAGCGAGCGGCGGCGGTGTTGGCGGCCCCCTGCGCCCCTCGCCGGCCCTGCCGCGCCCTCGCCGCCTCCCGTGACGGggcgggccccgcgccgcgggccggAGGATGCGGAGGGGCAGAGGCGCCGCTGCTGCATCGTCGCGCCGTCTCCGGGGGGCGGCCGCCTCCTGGccccggcggccgttggcggcgccgcgcggctgAGGCGGGCGGAGGCGGGTCCGCGCCCGCCGAGGATGAGCGCGGGCTGCGGGCCGGACCCCCCCCGCAAGagagcccggcccagccccggcggcggccccgagccgcgGCAGCCGGAGCagccgccgtccccgccgcccgcgcccctgcggcaggccgggcccggcggcggcggcggcagcagccccgccagcGCCGTGGGGAACAAAGGTTTGtgccgggctgcgggagccgggcgACGAAGCCCCGTCGCTTAGTTTGCTTATTTTGCCCTCCTTTTCAgcgattgggggggggggtgcccggaggagcggcggccccgcacgtcgtgcccgccgcgccgcggtgCTTCTCGACCGCCCCGTCGCGCCGTTACAACTTCGCAGTGCTTCTATTTCTGTGGTGCATTTGGGGGAGGGCAATGGTCCATGGCAAGCGGCTGCCCGCGCCGGTGTGcctggcctccccagagcccggCTTCGATGTCGGGGCTGAGGGGGTCCCTAATTTAGCTCCCGGGAGCCAGTGTGCCCTGCGTATCGGAGCCCTGCTGTATCTAGCAGTCCGTATTGCTTCCCTTTGAAGAAAGCTTTGAGGACAGAATAAGGCGTACCTGCCGGGTTGTTTGCAGACTTTCAGTAACAGTGTAACCATCCGAGTGATGTGTGAACTACAAAAAGGGGTATTTTTGGCAGTCAGTGGATGTGCGAGGACCAAAACTTGCTGCAACAGAAACTTATGTCGTTGAGCCTGTTGAGCCTATGTTGTTGTgtagtgttttgccatgctgtGGCGGTGCGGTGAGCTCAGGGTGGTGACAGAGTCCCCAGAGGGGAACCCTGTGGCCCCTTGTGTCCATCGCTTCAGGCCAAGGGTGTTGCTAGCGCTGTAGCATACTACAAAGCTGCATGGAAAAAGCCTCCAAGGCTTCCCAAGGTTGTTTTATTTGGAACTAGTGCTGTTAAAATTGTAATGCCCAATAAAGTGCATATTTCAGGAATAGAAATGAAcatggtgaaggaaaaaaaaattccccccttttttttttcttttttcttttgctgtggatCTGAGTTGATGACTTAGACCTGAGTAGCAAGTAACTGAGAGGCTACTTTAGGTAGATAATAGTTTGATGTTATACATATGCACATTTATAAAGTGATAAATAAGAATCATCATCTTAAAAACTCAGTTGTTTTCCTCTGTGGTAGAATCTGAGGaatggcttgtttgttttttggaaatgAGTAGGGGAATCTTGACGAGAAACCTATTcgtcaatttaaaaaataacaaaaagtctAAATTTATTGTTTACTCTGAACATAAGCATATGTTGTCTTGTCTTCACTTTTTATGCTTTTACCACCTTAGCGGTCGTAAAAACAGATGGTAGTAGTGCTAAAGAGAAATAATACATGTTATGTTGGTTTGAGGGCTTAAAGGGCTAGTCATGTGTGAAAATTCCCAAACCAAAGTGATTTTGTTCTGttctgaagctgctgctgttacTTCTCCTTATTGTGCTAATTAATAACTTCCTTTCTCAACACAAGTTTGTTCCTGAAGAGGTAGTCAGCTGGCTTTGTAGAGATGTATTTATCCCATGTTTCAACATGTCTGGTTACTTTGTTCCTCTTTCCTGTTGACGATCTTGGTTTAACACCTCAGGTATAAGAAGACGAAAATTTGATAAACAACAGAATAATATTCTTCAGTTTTAATGaatctttagaaataaaaatattttcatttttcactttataAAATCTGCCAAAGGCTCTTATTTTTGCCCGGGGCGGGTGACGAGTTGtttttgaaaaactgaatgaCTGACTATGGCACAGGCATGCCTGTCTCATCTGTATATGGCTTGTATGTGGTCAGATGGTAGCAACTTCGCACCCTTGTTTGTGCAGGGTTTCAgaaaaaactgaaatgctttaaatataATCTGGACGTTACCTTTACGTTCAAGAAATTCTGTACTTCTGATAAGGATGTTGATAAACAGCTGTGGAAAAAGGAGTGTTCATGATCTTGACCGTTTCACAGGCACTTCCCTAACATTCTAAGTTACCTATGGCATGAAAAAGTTACAGAACCCCTTTTGCAGTAAAATGCTGATTCTTTCAGTAGTGACTATGAATCAAGATAGCTAGACCTGTTGTGCTAGTACATATGTTGTGCAAAACTGCTGTGGCAATAGGAAAATTGCATATTTTACCTAGCCAGTTGACAACAGTGAGTAGACACCTCGTACAGTCATCAGTGGCAGGTAGATAACTTCTCTTGGCAAATGGAAAGAAAGGGAACTGAAGCCAGTTGCCAAATTTTTAGCATTAGCTTTAAAAAtggcaacaaaacaaaacacaaaaactcTTCTTGCACTAATGCTACTATACTGTAAACTTACTTTCCAGGTGTGAAATgactgctttgattttttttgtttcctgagtCTCTAGATAATTAATTCCTGGGCTGTTCTGTTGAAAGCTTTTTCTGAACTGCAGCAACATGGCAGAGATGAAAAGACTGATAAATTCACTGGGCCTTTATGGTTGGTAGTGAATTTGAAAAAGATATAACACATTGTGTTGCTGTTTAGAGGAATCGGCATTGATAGCCTTTACAAATTGTTTAtgtttggaggggggaaaagagtCCTTTTCCCAGTGTTGGTCTCTTAAGACACACAGTCTTTATAGGAAGACTTGTGTTTCACAGTACACTACATACAAATAACATTGTCACCTGCGTCTTCTAAGATGCCAACTCAATAGAGAACGggaagttgtttgtttttttgtttgtttttaatttaattatgttATGTCTCCTCTTCATTCCAAAAGTCAACAGAAGTCTTTCAGGACTCACTGTGTTGGTGATAATAAAAGGTGATAATGGCAGGTGAAGagttaaagtttttatttttaactatatTAAAAAATTGTTGGAGGAAGATAAACCAAGCTTGGAGTTTGTAGAGGTTATTACAGAAGCTACAGATGCTGACTGTTTTACAAATTAAACATTGCATCACATGTAGTGTTAATAATGTTAAGTTTGCATGCTTCCTATAGCAGAAGTGATAATAAAGACTTAATTGAGGCACTTTTACCTTCATCCGGTATAAGTTATCTTACTCATATGTAATCAGgttgcaattttattttgtttcatgtaCTAACGTAATGGATTGTGGTTTTTCAGTTTGTAAACAACGGACAATTACCACTTGGTTGGAGAATAAAGGACCCCAGACAACTGAGTCCAAAAGGTAAAATGTACAGTATACCTATTCAAAAGCTGTATTCTTTGAGTGGGCCTGTGGAGAAGTAAAAGTGTGGTTTGCAAGCAGAGCTAGCCACTGAAAAAAGGCAcctctgtttctgctgctttccttgcTTACACATCTCCCATGGATAACTAGTTGACAGAGTTTGACTACTGAAAGCTAACAagccaaaaaataattttttttgttggctTGGCTTACTGAATCAGCACACCATTTAGATGAGAAAGTACTGGTTCTCATGCAAGGAAAAAGATGGGAATATGCAGCAATAGAAGGCAAAACAGGTCTGCCACTTTCAGTGTTAGACAGCCATTAGATCAGGTTAGCGATAATGTCCTTAGTAAACAGTTCTGCTTTTACTTTGGTTTAACATAGGGAATAATAATTTTCAGATTTTGGCTGATGGTCTTGTATTCCGCTCACAGTTCTGTTGTTAATTTGTTGTTAATTTACAGACAAAATCCAGTTTTGCTTCATCTCACTGGACTGTAATAGTATAAGCACATGTAACTCAATTTAATTTAGGCTAGAATTTACAAGATGCTCAAATATGCATTCAAATTATTTTGTGAAAGATGTTAAAAAAGTTTTGCTATTGAATAGTGCCAAGTAAATTTCGATGATACTTTCTGCTGATGTAGTCTGTCAGGAGCAGTGTTAGCAAGACAATTCAACTCTTACGAGTTTCATTTTAATGCTGTCTGCTGCAAAGGAATATCAGATGGTACTTTTCTGTAATCCCAATTATAAATAGGctggtttatttttcattaatgtttGTTAATAATTAGAGATTATAATTCATAGCAGTGCTAAAATGATCAACAAAAGACAGGAAACCTTATGAAAATGATTAATACAGATGTCCGGAGAGCTTGATTATGGGCCCATAGATTGTGGTAAAGCAAAGATGTTAAAATGATACTTAAGAAGTAAATGAATCTTTATTTCAAATTCCATTTTGAATATTGCTTTTATATGCCCTCTTCCAACCTCACTGCCAGATTGAAGCCTGGCCAGTTTTAAACAGTATTCTTGAGTCACATAAACACTTTGTGTGCCTCTTTATTGCTGGTAACTTTCATGATTCTAGTTTATTCTATTTGAAttttaacacagtatttttttttttaatttgatttctcaTTTATATTTGACCTCAGTTTGATACCTTTAAGCAGTCACTCGCTGAGATGGCATGACAGTAGCATGACTTTTCCATTTTGTTCAGTGAAGTTTTCAGTGCAGGAACAGATGCATAGATGAGGGATGTAAGTTCTAACATAAAAGCCTCTAAAATCCTTCTGTTTTCAAGAAATTTTTCTGTGGTTTAAGTTCCAAGTTATCATCTGATGATCCAAGctccttcatttctttcctgtctttgttCTGTAGTACTAAGGGGTGTGACTACTGCTTGCTTTTATCCAGAGTGCTCTTTTAGGAGGGAAGCTGTTGTCGTTCATGGAGAGAATGAATGCCTTCAGGAATCTATTAAGATGCTCAGTTGCTGAATTTAGGGTTGCATGATGATCAGTAATTTTCCTATTTGTTGCAGATGACAGACTGGGTAATGACCAGACAAACAGAGTTTAACATGCTTGGTTTGCATTAATTATATACAATACTGTAATAATACATTCAGTAGAAGATTTTGTTCAGTGGTATGTTCACCAAGAGtaggcagatttctttttttaagattcgTATAGCATCCAAGTGTTTTTCCTCATCAATAAACTTGTATGAAAATTAGTACAAAAATGTGATAGGACTTTCCAACGTCTCTTGAAAAATTTAAGCTGGTTGTATAAAACTCAATTAATTTTCCTGTTTAATTGTTAGGAcacattttttcccattctttgtGTAATACTTAGTACAGAacaaattaagttatttttaaatattttgtaatttaataataataattagaatttaataatttaaaattttgttttcagttctgaaaATACTCTAGTGTTATACCTGTGTATGGTGATTTTTGAAGAGTCATATGCTGCTTAAAAGAGTAAGGAAATAGCATGACATTTTTGAGATTATTGGATTATTCTATGTCCTGCTCTTCTAAAAGGTAAATCTGAGGGAACAGCTACAAAGCAATAGAGTTCCTTACTCTTACTGTCCTTAactgattaaaaagaaagctaAGGAGGACTTTTCATGATTTCTAACTTTTTTTCATTGGGGGAAAATACCTAAATAATGACCTTTAAGCTAACAGACACATAGCTTAATACAGTTTTGGAAAGTTTAGACAGAAAAATTTTAGATTTGAACAGAAGGATAATGAATCACTGAATTAGATTACTAAGGTAAGCAACTGATTCATCATCCTTTGAAGGCTTTAGATGGAAATATATTATTACTGAAGTATATTCCCCATTTCAGTAAAACTTGTTGGTCCTGGTAGTCCTCACTCGCCAGATATAATGCGATTTCTATTGTATGCTTATAatcattctctgttttaaaaaatacatacagagaTTTCGTTTGGGGATAAGGCATTAAGCTCTCTTACTTCTCTTCCGCAGCttacaaagcaaaattaataaCAACACTGAAGCAAATCCCAAGATGACTTCCATTAAAAAAGACAACTTTTGTGAGCATGATGTGAAAAAGCTAGAGAATATTTGTCAGCAAAATTATCCAAATATATCTGTGGAAGGTGGTGCAAAGCACCCAAATTTGCCTCAGACAGGCAGCATGTATAATTGGGAGGCTGAAGGTGTGTGTAAAGATCCAGTCTTGGACACAGAGCCTGTGAGGGGGACCCAATCTGGAGACCTGTTTAGAAATGCCAACATTGATCAGATGCACAAAACTGGCAAACAGGCTCAAAGAGGCTGTGAAGAAAACAGCGACAATTGGACTCAAAGGAAATTATTGTCAGGCCGGTCTTTGAAAATGGGAAATACAAAACTTTCTTCAAAAGACATCGAGACAGATGGACAAGTGGCTTCATACAATTCACATAAGCTGAAGAGTTGCCATTCTGTTGATGTAGTCTGTTTGACGAGTGAACAAGAGGAAGGGGATGTAGTTCCAGAAAGCCCGCTTTCAGATGCTGGTTGTGATGCTTGTGTGTCTGATCTTGGAGGTCCTGGGAAACTGAGCAAATGTCGAAGTAGTTCAGGGGATTCTCCTGCTTTTGAGAAAGAAAGTGAACCAGAGTCACCAATGGATGTAGATAATTCTAAAAATAGTTGTCATGGATCAGAGGCTGATGAAGAAACAAGTCCATTTTTTGATGAGCGAGAAGAGATTAATATGTCAAAATCCATAAACCAATCTTCCAGAATTCAATGTGAGGATCCTGAACTGGAGTCAAGAAAGTCACGGTTTTCTACCAAGGGTTGTGAAGGCTTTGAGGGAACAGCTAATTCTGTCAAAGAGGATGGTCTGCATACAAAGTCACCTGGGGTCTGTCCTGCTCCATTGTCAGAATGCAAAGGTGCAAAACAGGGTGGGAAGAAAGACTCCAAAATCACCTCTCATTTCATGAGGATACCTAAAATTGAGGAGAAAAGGTAatgttctgtttgtctcttcatcTGTATTTTCTCACTTGAATATTTTACTTCCCAGTGATAGTACTTTGAGTGCTGGATTATACAAGGAGTTTTGCAAAATGTGTGCTAAGAAAT
This window contains:
- the LOC112993312 gene encoding mitochondrial import inner membrane translocase subunit Tim23 → MAPARLSPLTMATALRPPPLPPRAPESSAARAALYGGARRRRGRCCGLLAAAVGGGAVRCGAARRGAMEGGGNSKGTGLGGLFGAGGVGYSHADLAGVPLTGMSPLSPYLNLDPRYLVQDTDEFILPTGANKTRGRFELAFFTIGGCCMTGAAFGALNGLRLGLKETQNMAWSKPRNVQILNMVTRQGALWANTLGSLALLYSAFGVIIEKTRGAEDDLNTIAAGTMTGMLYKSTGGVRGIARGGIAGLTLTGLYALYNNWEHMKGSLARQSL